A window from Zingiber officinale cultivar Zhangliang chromosome 7A, Zo_v1.1, whole genome shotgun sequence encodes these proteins:
- the LOC122002832 gene encoding hevamine-A-like, with amino-acid sequence MASSSHLLLIALLLPPLASFSNAGKIAVYWGQNGNEGTLAEACNTDLYGYVILAFLTTFGNGQTPVLNLAGHCDPPSGTCRGLSSDILQCRSKGIKVLLSLGGAIGSYSLSSSDDAKTVARYLWDHYLGGSSSSRPLGDAALDGIDFDIEHGSPNHYGELAQSLVDLGKQAGTKVYLSAAPQCPFPDQLLGPALRAVTFDYVWVQFYNNPSCDYSSGVSGVARAWSTWTSSLQSSTVFLGLPASRDSAGSGYIPPDDLKSNVLPVIKQASNYGGIMLWNRFSDRLNGYSIAVNGSVLIVREE; translated from the coding sequence ATGGCTTCTTCCTCTCATCTCCTTCTCATtgccctccttcttcctcctctcgccTCCTTCTCCAACGCCGGCAAGATCGCCGTCTACTGGGGCCAGAATGGCAACGAGGGCACCTTGGCGGAGGCATGCAACACCGATCTCTACGGATACGTCATTCTCGCCTTCCTGACCACCTTCGGCAACGGCCAAACCCCCGTCCTCAACCTCGCCGGCCACTGCGACCCTCCTTCCGGCACTTGCAGAGGTCTCAGCTCCGATATCCTCCAGTGCCGGTCCAAAGGTATCAAGGTGCTGTTGTCGCTCGGCGGAGCCATCGGAAGCTACTCGCTCTCCTCCTCAGACGACGCGAAGACCGTAGCGAGGTACCTGTGGGACCACTACCTCGGCGGGTCGTCGAGCTCCCGGCCGCTGGGCGACGCGGCGCTCGACGGCATCGACTTCGACATCGAGCATGGCTCGCCGAACCACTACGGGGAGCTGGCGCAGTCGCTCGTCGACCTGGGCAAGCAGGCGGGCACCAAAGTGTACCTGTCGGCGGCACCGCAGTGCCCGTTCCCGGACCAGCTGCTGGGGCCCGCGCTGCGGGCCGTGACCTTTGACTACGTGTGGGTGCAATTCTACAACAACCCGAGCTGCGACTACAGCTCGGGGGTCAGCGGGGTCGCCAGAGCGTGGAGCACGTGGACTTCCAGCTTGCAGTCGTCGACGGTGTTCCTGGGGCTGCCCGCGTCGAGGGATTCTGCCGGGAGCGGCTACATCCCTCCGGACGACCTCAAGTCGAATGTGCTGCCGGTGATCAAGCAAGCGTCCAACTACGGCGGCATCATGCTGTGGAATAGGTTCTCGGACCGTCTCAATGGATACAGCATCGCCGTCAACGGCAGCGTCTTGATTGTGAGAGAAgaataa